Proteins encoded together in one Caldicellulosiruptor saccharolyticus DSM 8903 window:
- a CDS encoding sialate O-acetylesterase yields the protein MPLRLPFLLSDGMVLQRDKKVKVWGWAEPRETVTVNFLGKSYIAAADDNGKWEVTLQPMQAGGPYSMEIKSQNSVITIKDILIGDVWVCSGQSNMVVPMERVIDIYKEELDDCDIPLIRQFTVPDRYHFKGPKEDLDGGVWEPLNKETVLKFSAVGYFFAKALYKKYNVPIGLIKACVGGTPIEAWMSKDIVYNFLENPEELEKLKDDGYIESVKKEEETKIKAWFDYLDAFDIGLKNQPLPFFEENYSPSDWKTVTIPGSWKEMGLDSTIGVVWFRKEIDIPSCMAGKPAKLYLGTIVDSDFTYVNGKLIGSTSYRYPPRKYNIPSGLLKEGKNTIVVRVISNDGNGEFVKGKEYKIFTEECKLDLKGKWLCKVGVHAKEPLPPQTFWQYKPTGLYNGMIAPLLNYSIKGIIWYQGESNTDRPEGYCKKLCSLVEDWRKKWGDSNLPFLYVQLANFMEAKPQPCESNWAKLREEQRRALLSLDNVGMAVAIDLGEWNDLHPSNKKDVAQRLALLAQKVAYGEKDLVASGPLYKSMKIEGNKIILEFSDVGSGLVAKGGGMLKHFAIAGKDKKFVWANAVIEDDKVVVWHESIQNPVYVRYAWADNPEGANLYNKEGLPASPFTTEDEI from the coding sequence ATGCCATTAAGATTGCCATTTTTACTGAGTGATGGGATGGTACTTCAAAGAGATAAAAAAGTAAAGGTATGGGGCTGGGCTGAGCCAAGAGAAACAGTAACAGTAAATTTCTTAGGCAAATCATATATAGCTGCAGCTGATGACAACGGAAAATGGGAAGTTACCTTGCAACCGATGCAGGCAGGTGGCCCTTACTCTATGGAAATAAAGTCCCAAAATTCAGTTATTACTATTAAAGACATACTGATTGGTGATGTATGGGTTTGCTCTGGACAATCGAATATGGTTGTGCCAATGGAAAGAGTAATAGATATCTACAAGGAAGAACTTGACGATTGCGATATTCCTTTAATTAGACAATTTACAGTTCCAGACAGATACCATTTCAAAGGTCCAAAGGAAGATTTAGACGGAGGAGTCTGGGAACCTTTGAATAAAGAAACAGTACTTAAATTTTCAGCTGTGGGGTATTTTTTTGCAAAAGCGCTTTACAAAAAATACAATGTACCAATTGGACTGATTAAGGCATGTGTTGGTGGAACTCCAATAGAAGCGTGGATGAGCAAAGACATAGTATACAACTTTCTTGAAAATCCTGAAGAACTTGAAAAACTCAAAGACGACGGCTATATAGAATCTGTCAAAAAAGAAGAGGAAACAAAAATAAAGGCATGGTTTGACTATTTAGATGCTTTTGACATTGGACTTAAAAATCAACCTCTACCATTCTTTGAAGAAAACTATAGCCCATCTGATTGGAAAACAGTAACCATCCCGGGCTCATGGAAGGAAATGGGGCTTGACTCAACAATAGGTGTTGTGTGGTTTAGAAAAGAAATAGACATACCTTCGTGCATGGCAGGAAAACCAGCAAAATTATACCTTGGGACAATAGTTGACAGTGACTTTACATATGTCAACGGAAAATTGATTGGTTCAACTTCATATCGATATCCACCAAGAAAGTATAATATACCTTCAGGTCTTCTAAAAGAAGGAAAAAATACAATTGTTGTAAGAGTAATAAGCAACGATGGGAATGGAGAGTTTGTAAAAGGAAAGGAATACAAGATATTTACAGAAGAGTGCAAGCTTGATCTCAAAGGCAAATGGCTGTGCAAGGTTGGAGTTCATGCCAAAGAACCTCTGCCACCACAAACTTTTTGGCAGTACAAACCTACAGGTCTTTATAACGGAATGATTGCACCGCTTTTAAATTACAGTATAAAAGGTATAATATGGTACCAGGGTGAGTCCAATACAGACAGGCCTGAGGGCTACTGCAAAAAGCTATGTAGCCTTGTTGAAGACTGGAGAAAGAAATGGGGTGATAGCAATCTACCATTTTTATATGTGCAGCTTGCAAACTTTATGGAAGCAAAGCCGCAGCCTTGTGAGAGCAACTGGGCAAAGCTGAGAGAAGAACAAAGAAGAGCACTTCTTTCCCTTGACAATGTGGGAATGGCAGTTGCAATTGACCTTGGTGAGTGGAACGACCTTCACCCATCGAACAAAAAAGATGTAGCTCAAAGGCTTGCTCTTTTGGCTCAAAAAGTGGCTTACGGCGAAAAAGATTTAGTTGCATCAGGCCCTCTTTACAAATCTATGAAAATTGAAGGAAACAAAATCATCTTAGAGTTTTCAGATGTGGGCAGCGGCCTTGTTGCAAAAGGAGGTGGCATGCTAAAACACTTTGCAATAGCTGGAAAAGACAAAAAATTTGTATGGGCAAATGCTGTCATAGAAGATGACAAAGTGGTTGTGTGGCACGAGAGTATTCAAAACCCTGTTTATGTAAGATATGCTTGGGCTGACAATCCAGAAGGTGCAAATCTTTACAACAAAGAGGGTTTGCCAGCATCTCCTTTTACAACTGAAGATGAGATTTAA
- a CDS encoding amidohydrolase produces MDILIKNAKIFTMDEKGIIEKGDILIKDGKIHKIDEKITANGAEVIDATGKLVFPGFIDAHSHIGMWEDSVGFEGADGNEDSDPVTPHLRAIDAINPFDRSFEEAIAGGVTCVATGPGSANVIGGQFCVVKTYGKRVDKMVIKEPAAMKVAFGENPKSVYHEKHQAPQTRMATAAILREALFKAKEYLNKKLEAEKDEEKDPPEFDMKSESLIKVLNKEIPLKAHAHRADDIFTAIRIAKEFDVNLTLDHVTDGYLIVDELKEENIPCIVGPNLTDRSKVELKNLDFKNPGILAKNGILVAIMTDHPVIPQKYLTLCAALACKSGMDELEALKAITINPAKILGVDSRVGSIKEGKDADIVIYSGHPFELFSEVEYVLINGQVVYKRK; encoded by the coding sequence ATGGACATACTTATTAAAAATGCAAAGATTTTTACAATGGATGAAAAAGGCATAATCGAAAAGGGAGATATATTAATTAAAGATGGTAAGATACATAAAATTGATGAGAAAATCACAGCAAATGGTGCAGAGGTTATAGATGCAACTGGAAAACTTGTGTTTCCAGGGTTTATTGATGCGCACTCTCACATTGGTATGTGGGAGGACTCTGTTGGCTTTGAAGGAGCAGATGGCAATGAAGATTCAGACCCTGTCACACCACATCTTCGCGCAATTGATGCTATAAATCCATTTGACAGAAGCTTTGAGGAGGCGATAGCAGGCGGGGTTACATGCGTTGCAACAGGTCCTGGGAGTGCGAATGTCATTGGCGGTCAGTTTTGTGTTGTAAAAACATATGGCAAAAGAGTTGACAAGATGGTTATAAAAGAGCCTGCTGCGATGAAGGTTGCGTTTGGTGAAAATCCAAAAAGTGTTTACCATGAAAAGCATCAAGCACCTCAGACACGCATGGCAACAGCTGCAATCTTAAGAGAAGCTCTTTTTAAAGCAAAAGAGTACTTAAACAAAAAGCTCGAAGCAGAAAAAGACGAGGAAAAAGACCCTCCAGAGTTTGATATGAAAAGCGAAAGTTTGATTAAGGTACTAAATAAAGAGATTCCGCTCAAGGCACATGCGCACAGGGCAGATGATATCTTTACAGCTATCAGGATTGCAAAAGAATTTGATGTTAATCTGACTTTGGACCATGTGACAGATGGGTATTTGATTGTGGATGAGCTAAAAGAAGAGAACATCCCATGCATTGTTGGACCAAACCTTACAGACAGGTCAAAGGTTGAGCTTAAAAACCTTGACTTTAAAAACCCCGGAATATTAGCTAAAAACGGCATTCTTGTTGCTATCATGACCGACCATCCTGTAATTCCACAAAAGTACCTGACACTTTGCGCAGCGCTTGCTTGCAAAAGTGGAATGGACGAATTGGAAGCTTTAAAGGCAATTACAATAAACCCTGCAAAGATTTTAGGGGTTGACAGCAGGGTAGGAAGCATAAAAGAGGGCAAGGATGCAGATATTGTTATTTATAGTGGCCATCCATTTGAGCTTTTCTCTGAAGTAGAGTATGTACTTATAAACGGACAAGTTGTTTATAAGAGAAAATAA
- the queD gene encoding 6-carboxytetrahydropterin synthase QueD, whose translation MLLKKIFKFDAAHNLTKYHGKCERLHGHTYKLVVTVKGKLDEQDMVIDFALLKDIVQKEVIDILDHAYLNDIIENPTAENIAKWIWQRLYDKIKAQNSTLYEVEVWETEDSGAVYRGEDDD comes from the coding sequence TTGCTTCTCAAAAAAATCTTCAAGTTTGATGCAGCGCACAACCTCACAAAGTACCATGGAAAGTGCGAAAGGTTGCATGGGCACACGTACAAGCTTGTTGTCACAGTCAAAGGAAAATTAGATGAGCAAGACATGGTAATAGATTTTGCTCTGCTCAAAGACATTGTCCAAAAAGAGGTCATAGATATTTTGGACCATGCATATTTGAATGATATAATTGAAAACCCAACAGCAGAAAACATTGCAAAGTGGATTTGGCAAAGGCTCTACGATAAAATTAAAGCACAAAATTCTACCCTTTATGAAGTTGAAGTCTGGGAAACAGAAGACAGTGGCGCGGTCTACAGGGGTGAAGATGATGATTGA
- a CDS encoding polysaccharide deacetylase family protein, producing the protein MNICYLFPGGRSKALTMSYDDGQVYDRKLVSIFNEYGIKGTFFLNSANLGKDIFVLPDEVPQLYRGHEVGIHAKTHPFLDSIPLESIIEEIIEDRKYLETLVGYPVKGMSYPYGVYNEEVVKILPSLGIEYSRTVNSTYSFHIPTNFLVWNPTCHHKQDLLEITKRFLETENKNHLQLMYVWGHSFEFERENNWKLMEDFCKMVSKTTSVWFATNIEIVRYIKALRMLEFSVKRDIVYNPSAISVWLSVNGRAVEVKGGEIVEIK; encoded by the coding sequence ATGAATATATGCTATTTATTCCCAGGTGGCAGATCGAAGGCGCTTACAATGAGCTATGATGACGGACAGGTATATGACAGAAAACTTGTCAGCATATTTAACGAATACGGAATTAAAGGAACTTTCTTTTTAAACTCAGCTAATCTTGGCAAGGATATCTTTGTCCTTCCTGATGAAGTTCCTCAGCTATATAGAGGGCATGAAGTTGGAATACATGCAAAAACTCATCCTTTTTTAGACTCAATACCCCTTGAAAGCATAATTGAAGAGATTATTGAAGACAGGAAATACTTAGAGACCCTGGTTGGATATCCAGTCAAAGGAATGTCATATCCATATGGAGTTTACAATGAAGAAGTTGTTAAGATTTTGCCATCGCTTGGCATTGAATATTCAAGGACGGTAAATTCCACTTACAGTTTTCACATACCAACAAATTTTCTTGTGTGGAATCCAACCTGCCATCATAAACAAGATTTGCTCGAAATTACAAAGAGGTTTCTGGAAACAGAAAATAAAAATCATCTACAACTTATGTATGTATGGGGCCACAGTTTCGAGTTTGAACGAGAAAACAACTGGAAGCTTATGGAAGATTTTTGCAAGATGGTTTCAAAAACAACTTCTGTTTGGTTTGCCACAAATATTGAAATTGTAAGATACATCAAAGCGTTGAGAATGCTTGAGTTTTCTGTAAAAAGAGATATTGTTTACAACCCTTCGGCTATTTCTGTATGGCTTTCTGTAAATGGTCGTGCTGTGGAAGTAAAAGGAGGTGAAATTGTTGAAATTAAGTAG
- a CDS encoding endo-1,4-beta-xylanase, translating to MDRYEHRKSQVLLKITAADGKPLKNVEITVRQTKHKFLFGCAEFSIVPFVNGEFSGGLREKTEMAFEKFVGLFNFATLPFYWGRFEPVRGKPDTQRLKKAAEWLKNGGFVLKGHPLCWHTVTADWLLELTNDQILEAQLMRIKREASDFAGLIDMWDVINEVVIMPNFNKYDNGITRICRQYGRIGLVKMVFDAAREANPKSILLINDYVVSDAYEILIEALLDAGVKIDAIGIQSHMHQGFWGVEKTQEVLERFSRFGLPLHFTEVTLISGKLMPPHIKDLNDYKPESWPSTPEGEERQAMEAKLFYKMLFAHPLVEAITWWNFIDTFAWLGAPAGFITKDGRVKPIYSTLYQLIKKEWWTDTQRLITDENGTVKVSGFMGEYEVVCKDKKANFVLDRANKVVEITL from the coding sequence ATGGATAGATACGAACACCGAAAAAGCCAAGTTCTATTGAAAATCACCGCAGCTGATGGCAAACCTTTGAAAAATGTTGAAATCACAGTCCGGCAAACTAAACACAAGTTTTTATTTGGATGTGCAGAATTTTCAATTGTTCCTTTTGTAAACGGCGAGTTTTCAGGTGGCCTGAGAGAAAAAACTGAGATGGCCTTTGAAAAATTTGTTGGCCTTTTCAACTTTGCTACTCTTCCTTTTTACTGGGGCAGGTTCGAACCTGTCAGGGGCAAACCAGATACGCAGCGGCTTAAAAAAGCAGCTGAGTGGTTAAAAAATGGTGGTTTTGTTCTCAAAGGTCATCCACTTTGCTGGCACACAGTCACTGCTGACTGGCTTTTAGAGCTTACCAATGACCAAATTTTAGAAGCTCAGCTTATGAGGATAAAGCGTGAGGCAAGCGATTTTGCCGGTCTTATCGATATGTGGGATGTAATAAATGAGGTTGTTATAATGCCAAATTTCAACAAATACGACAATGGAATCACCAGAATTTGCAGGCAATACGGCAGAATAGGTCTTGTCAAAATGGTCTTTGACGCCGCAAGAGAGGCAAACCCGAAAAGCATTCTGCTTATCAATGACTATGTTGTATCAGACGCCTATGAAATATTGATTGAAGCATTGCTTGATGCAGGTGTGAAGATTGATGCAATAGGAATACAGTCACATATGCACCAGGGTTTCTGGGGAGTGGAAAAGACACAGGAAGTTTTAGAGAGGTTTTCACGGTTTGGCCTTCCTCTTCACTTTACAGAAGTTACATTAATCTCTGGAAAGCTTATGCCACCGCACATAAAAGACCTCAACGATTACAAGCCTGAAAGCTGGCCATCAACTCCTGAGGGCGAAGAAAGGCAGGCAATGGAAGCAAAACTTTTCTACAAAATGTTGTTTGCACACCCACTTGTTGAAGCAATTACATGGTGGAATTTCATTGACACTTTCGCTTGGCTTGGCGCACCAGCCGGATTTATTACAAAAGATGGCAGAGTAAAACCCATTTACTCCACCCTTTACCAATTGATAAAGAAAGAATGGTGGACAGATACACAAAGGTTGATTACGGACGAAAATGGCACTGTAAAAGTCTCAGGTTTCATGGGCGAATATGAAGTTGTCTGCAAAGACAAAAAAGCTAATTTTGTCCTTGACAGGGCAAATAAAGTTGTAGAAATAACTCTCTAA
- the folE2 gene encoding GTP cyclohydrolase FolE2 produces MIDVQSQKDLRGIAIQKVGIKDLNWPIVVMDRANKTQTTIAKITAAAELKGDMRGTHMSRFIEAIDELNVVGPKEIERLLDRIKEKLDSQKAYVRFDFPYFINKRTPVTETLAPLKVDCYFEAEKGEKFDLKVGVIVPVHTLCPCSKEISEYGAHNQRAYVTIEVKMRRFMWIEELVEIAESSASCPLYSILKRPDEKWVTERAYQNPRFVEDLLREVVVKISGDKRIKWYKVFVESIESIHNHNAFAYIEGENTK; encoded by the coding sequence ATGATTGATGTTCAGAGCCAGAAAGACCTTCGCGGAATTGCTATTCAAAAAGTAGGAATAAAAGACTTGAATTGGCCTATTGTTGTGATGGACAGAGCGAACAAGACTCAAACAACCATCGCAAAAATCACTGCAGCTGCAGAGCTAAAAGGTGATATGAGAGGCACCCATATGTCACGATTTATTGAGGCAATAGATGAGCTAAATGTGGTAGGCCCAAAAGAAATAGAAAGGCTTCTTGACAGAATAAAGGAGAAGCTTGACTCTCAAAAAGCCTACGTTCGTTTTGACTTTCCATATTTTATAAACAAAAGAACACCTGTAACCGAGACCCTTGCACCTTTAAAAGTTGACTGCTACTTTGAAGCAGAAAAAGGCGAAAAGTTTGATTTAAAAGTAGGTGTAATTGTTCCTGTCCACACACTTTGCCCGTGCTCAAAAGAGATTTCTGAGTACGGTGCACACAACCAAAGAGCGTATGTGACAATTGAAGTTAAAATGAGGCGATTTATGTGGATTGAAGAGCTTGTTGAAATAGCAGAATCTTCTGCCTCATGCCCGCTGTATTCTATCTTAAAAAGACCTGATGAAAAATGGGTTACAGAACGTGCTTACCAGAACCCGAGGTTTGTTGAAGACCTTTTGCGTGAGGTTGTTGTTAAAATCAGCGGTGACAAGCGAATCAAGTGGTACAAGGTTTTTGTTGAGAGCATAGAGAGTATTCATAACCACAACGCATTTGCATATATTGAAGGGGAGAATACAAAATGA
- a CDS encoding PIN domain-containing protein gives MTKVVIDTNVVLDWILGREPFKDAAEKMFEIITLRKDIKAYVTANSVTDLFYVAKKTMKVDRIRNLLLIIFKKVDIISVLKSDIIKSLKSDYNDLEDHYKLFVLSRYRQIT, from the coding sequence GTGACTAAGGTTGTAATTGATACAAATGTGGTTTTAGATTGGATATTAGGTAGAGAACCTTTTAAAGATGCTGCTGAGAAAATGTTTGAAATTATAACTTTAAGAAAAGATATAAAGGCATATGTGACTGCAAATAGTGTGACTGACCTCTTCTATGTTGCTAAAAAAACAATGAAAGTTGACAGAATTAGAAATTTACTTCTTATAATTTTCAAAAAGGTAGATATTATAAGTGTATTAAAAAGTGATATAATAAAATCATTAAAAAGTGACTATAATGATTTAGAGGATCATTACAAATTATTTGTGCTCTCAAGATACAGGCAGATTACTTGA
- the tsaE gene encoding tRNA (adenosine(37)-N6)-threonylcarbamoyltransferase complex ATPase subunit type 1 TsaE, translating to MKELISYSYDETISIGYKIGKNLFKGAIVTLQGDLGSGKTALVRGIARAFSIDDISSPTFTIFHIYEGKLPVYHFDIYRIEEDELEDIGYEEYFYNDGVTLIEWADKLKRLYPKEYLKIVIEKLDSTVRKIILEGIGDRYKKIEDVVEKDEDFGD from the coding sequence ATGAAAGAACTAATTTCATACTCATATGATGAGACAATTTCAATTGGTTATAAGATAGGAAAAAACCTTTTTAAAGGTGCAATTGTGACGTTGCAAGGTGATCTTGGAAGTGGCAAGACTGCTCTGGTAAGAGGCATTGCAAGGGCTTTTTCGATAGACGATATTTCCAGCCCAACCTTTACTATATTTCACATTTACGAAGGAAAATTACCGGTGTATCATTTTGACATATACAGAATAGAAGAGGATGAACTCGAAGACATAGGCTATGAAGAGTATTTTTATAATGATGGAGTTACTTTGATAGAGTGGGCAGACAAGCTAAAGAGACTTTATCCAAAAGAGTACCTTAAAATAGTCATTGAAAAGCTTGATAGCACTGTTCGAAAGATTATTTTAGAAGGTATAGGAGACAGATACAAAAAGATAGAGGATGTGGTTGAAAAGGATGAAGATTTTGGGGATTGA
- a CDS encoding Ig-like domain-containing protein: protein MGKLLKRLATFVFLVYFTVNIVAFVGIAANTQAYNQAAQVLKQKGVMTGDTKGNLNLDKPLKRSEIAKMMIILLGKKPLADFYANQKRSSFKDVSVSHWAVGYIEAAKNIGLITGYPDGTFRPDQYLKVEELTAMVVRALGVKENELKGKYPLNYIKKAYDMNVYFGIEAEIEVGKLITRGQTAVILYNAFLNESLKEAKPVAIESIDNTTVKVTFDKELKTFDKSNFAFDNGLNVLDVRFADSTKKVVEIKTAAQQEGKEYTFVYRGQATSLKFTAKVIPFGLSEDIKVESLKKIDIKFTKAISQSQIDSLPIKVYVNDKEDQTAKFAVSQDFKTVSIIFQNKLNQGDKVRIAITNLMSETGQSFSITKEVSCIDATQPKVVDFKVINSKKFKVIFNEPIDSSSNGSFKICDVSSVGATIKVDGNYLYAKVTPKYEENAIEIENYTPLADGSHTIEIADAKDFAGYRIVYYKTTFTTTLDRTPPRHVALNFVANNRLQLVFDEEIRTIDGSTPTGEYEVYQASDNTNHAIGAKVKLLPDGKTVDIELASALKLDVRALVSFEIRYRNVEDLLGNKDTNWTVVSSKANDDTTKPTVKSVDVLEGNVIKVTFSESVNAQDRVSSFKLLSSDGQTILDQVAKSVQRLKENDYSTYLVEFSSLEKVNGGTYTLKISGIPDVSVRENIMDDATLSFAAKDTLPPTITAAIAKYDPASDNDKIDIFFSEAMDVDKLKNLSSYFIGSTSATIPLSSVKGAKVDYISPSANRVTLIVPGADDKTPGKWSVSGGAVDKLAAPTLTDTAGNFLANATIAMPYSILANFKGISPQDIEVLAIGRNTIQIKALNDYIFASFDPASIMFRNAYATSNLNGNPDNDKIVSLGIVSYVISPDKKVVTLKTAALLTSDAKADTNDTGQEPEDLKIYTTGSGIKDQFDQVLNIPPTLDVNFYPNIKLQDKISPQQLSVSVGTGQNSDTIVVTFDEPVTTLPGINNTILAAGIELKDGTATLLPDIDYTAYTQNGVLYIKVKKPGVVDRSISVEIKRPDLIIDYNGNPVVPAKAQVVDHVTERTSPDVSAEFSTTDTRKVKLTFTESMDPATLVPQNFSCVAGGNIISFIKSSDNKAIEITFTNPLPAGSIVNISPNVKDLAGNSVLTQAVKK, encoded by the coding sequence ATGGGTAAGTTGTTAAAAAGATTAGCTACTTTTGTATTTTTGGTTTACTTTACAGTAAATATCGTTGCTTTTGTTGGTATAGCAGCAAACACCCAAGCTTATAACCAGGCAGCTCAGGTGCTAAAACAAAAAGGAGTGATGACAGGAGATACTAAAGGAAATCTCAACCTTGACAAGCCTCTTAAAAGGTCAGAAATAGCAAAGATGATGATAATTCTTCTTGGCAAAAAGCCTTTGGCAGATTTTTATGCAAACCAAAAAAGATCTTCTTTTAAAGATGTCTCAGTATCACACTGGGCTGTAGGATATATTGAAGCAGCAAAGAATATAGGGCTTATAACAGGATATCCTGATGGGACATTTAGGCCTGACCAGTACTTAAAAGTGGAAGAACTCACTGCAATGGTTGTAAGAGCGCTGGGCGTTAAGGAAAATGAGCTAAAAGGGAAATATCCATTAAATTACATCAAAAAAGCCTATGATATGAACGTTTACTTTGGAATTGAGGCTGAGATTGAGGTTGGAAAGCTTATTACACGCGGCCAGACAGCAGTTATTCTATACAATGCATTTTTGAATGAGTCGCTAAAAGAAGCAAAACCTGTTGCAATTGAAAGCATTGACAATACAACTGTGAAAGTCACCTTTGACAAGGAACTGAAAACATTTGACAAGTCTAACTTTGCGTTTGACAATGGACTGAACGTCTTAGATGTCAGATTTGCCGACTCTACTAAGAAGGTTGTTGAAATAAAGACAGCTGCCCAGCAGGAAGGAAAAGAATACACATTTGTTTACAGAGGACAAGCAACCAGCTTGAAATTTACAGCTAAAGTCATTCCATTTGGGTTAAGCGAGGATATAAAGGTTGAAAGCCTCAAGAAGATAGACATAAAATTCACGAAAGCAATTTCTCAAAGCCAGATTGACTCGCTGCCAATTAAGGTGTATGTCAACGACAAAGAGGACCAAACAGCAAAATTTGCAGTATCACAAGACTTCAAGACAGTAAGCATAATATTTCAAAATAAGCTAAATCAAGGAGACAAAGTAAGAATTGCAATTACAAACCTTATGTCAGAAACTGGACAGAGCTTTAGCATCACAAAAGAGGTATCCTGCATTGATGCCACCCAGCCCAAAGTGGTTGATTTTAAAGTTATCAACAGCAAAAAGTTTAAAGTGATATTCAATGAGCCAATTGATAGCAGTTCAAATGGAAGTTTTAAGATCTGCGATGTATCTTCTGTAGGTGCAACAATAAAAGTTGATGGAAACTACCTTTATGCAAAGGTTACACCAAAGTATGAAGAGAATGCAATTGAGATTGAAAACTACACACCGCTTGCAGATGGCAGCCACACAATTGAAATTGCTGATGCCAAAGACTTTGCAGGTTACAGGATTGTATACTATAAAACAACCTTCACAACCACCCTTGACAGAACACCACCAAGGCATGTTGCTTTGAACTTTGTTGCAAACAATAGGCTCCAGCTTGTATTTGATGAGGAGATAAGAACAATTGATGGTAGCACTCCAACTGGAGAGTATGAAGTGTATCAGGCATCAGACAACACAAACCATGCAATTGGTGCAAAAGTGAAACTGCTGCCAGATGGCAAGACAGTTGACATTGAACTTGCCTCCGCTTTGAAACTTGATGTCAGAGCGCTTGTGTCTTTTGAGATTAGGTACAGAAATGTTGAGGATCTTCTTGGAAATAAAGATACAAACTGGACAGTTGTTTCTTCAAAAGCAAACGATGATACAACAAAACCCACAGTGAAGTCTGTTGATGTTTTAGAAGGGAATGTTATAAAAGTTACATTTTCAGAGAGTGTCAATGCGCAAGACAGAGTATCTTCGTTCAAGCTTCTGTCCTCTGATGGACAAACAATTTTAGATCAGGTTGCAAAAAGTGTTCAGAGGCTGAAAGAAAATGACTATTCAACATATTTGGTTGAATTCAGCTCTCTTGAAAAAGTAAACGGTGGGACATATACTTTAAAAATCAGTGGCATTCCAGATGTGTCTGTAAGAGAGAATATAATGGATGACGCTACTTTATCTTTTGCTGCAAAGGATACATTGCCACCAACAATTACAGCAGCAATTGCAAAATATGATCCTGCCTCTGACAATGATAAAATAGACATCTTCTTCTCAGAGGCAATGGATGTTGATAAATTAAAGAACCTTAGCAGTTACTTTATAGGTAGTACATCTGCCACAATACCACTTTCAAGCGTCAAAGGTGCAAAGGTTGACTATATATCACCTTCTGCAAACAGGGTGACACTTATTGTTCCTGGTGCTGATGATAAAACACCTGGAAAGTGGTCTGTATCAGGTGGGGCGGTTGACAAGCTTGCAGCACCTACTTTAACTGATACAGCGGGGAATTTTTTGGCAAATGCTACAATTGCAATGCCGTATTCAATTCTTGCCAACTTCAAAGGTATATCACCGCAGGACATTGAGGTTTTAGCAATTGGCAGAAACACAATCCAAATAAAGGCATTAAATGACTACATATTTGCATCGTTTGATCCAGCTTCGATAATGTTCAGAAATGCATATGCTACCTCAAATTTAAACGGAAACCCTGATAACGACAAAATTGTAAGCCTTGGAATTGTAAGCTATGTAATTAGTCCTGATAAAAAGGTAGTGACACTAAAAACAGCGGCTCTGTTAACATCTGATGCTAAAGCTGATACAAATGATACAGGTCAGGAACCTGAAGATCTAAAAATCTATACAACAGGTTCAGGTATAAAAGACCAGTTTGACCAGGTGCTGAATATTCCGCCTACATTGGATGTAAACTTTTATCCGAATATAAAACTGCAGGACAAAATTTCACCACAGCAGCTTTCTGTGTCTGTTGGCACAGGGCAAAACTCTGATACCATAGTTGTTACGTTTGATGAGCCTGTTACAACTTTGCCCGGTATAAACAATACAATCTTGGCAGCAGGCATTGAGCTAAAAGATGGAACTGCGACACTTTTGCCCGATATCGACTATACAGCTTACACTCAAAATGGAGTGCTGTATATAAAAGTCAAAAAGCCAGGAGTTGTTGATAGGTCAATTTCTGTCGAAATAAAACGACCTGATTTGATTATAGACTACAATGGCAATCCAGTTGTTCCTGCAAAAGCTCAGGTTGTCGATCATGTGACAGAGAGGACATCACCTGATGTGTCAGCTGAGTTTTCCACAACTGATACAAGAAAGGTAAAACTTACATTTACAGAATCAATGGACCCAGCAACATTGGTTCCTCAGAACTTCTCCTGCGTTGCAGGCGGGAATATAATAAGCTTTATAAAATCTTCTGACAATAAAGCTATTGAAATAACATTTACAAACCCACTGCCAGCAGGGAGTATTGTAAACATATCACCAAACGTCAAGGATTTGGCAGGAAACTCTGTTTTAACACAGGCTGTGAAGAAGTAG